One part of the Puniceicoccales bacterium genome encodes these proteins:
- a CDS encoding ABC transporter permease, translating to MYWYFYLALRNLFPFRKIVSFFSLVSVVGVAIGVAVLIVVQSVMNGFNNQTKSNIINTQGEVRVECSSMTGDLEFLEKFFTNDASVSAVSSYATGVVILRYEDRTAFPLVKGVDLGKECQVMALERFVKSGKIDELDDGTIFLGSGLARSLGLRVGDMVDIYSPRMITTIGSDDVQLPREVRVGCIFETGVNYVDNGSGICSLPFIQDLCDLGSGIHGMVIKLNVRESIDDFVRRMRSVLPSAVTIFSWKELNKDLLFVLQLEKTMMFFTLMFILLVASFSISSTLMTSVVRKTKEIGLLRALGATRFQITMCFFIQGLLIGCCGTFLGCLFAWLVLRYRDFIVDLMAKIFNSSWMLSKFSNFVYLPVACSGYEITIIVLFSVFICMLAGVFPAWRAMRVQPAIALRNE from the coding sequence ATGTATTGGTATTTTTATTTAGCCCTTAGAAATTTATTTCCATTCAGGAAAATTGTTTCGTTTTTTTCCCTGGTATCTGTGGTAGGTGTGGCGATTGGCGTGGCGGTGTTGATTGTGGTACAAAGTGTCATGAATGGCTTTAATAATCAAACAAAATCCAATATAATCAATACCCAGGGCGAGGTTCGAGTGGAATGTAGCTCGATGACTGGTGATTTAGAATTTCTTGAAAAATTTTTTACCAACGATGCTTCGGTATCAGCAGTTTCATCCTATGCAACGGGTGTGGTCATACTGCGTTATGAGGATCGGACTGCATTTCCATTGGTGAAAGGTGTTGATCTTGGAAAGGAATGCCAGGTCATGGCTCTCGAAAGATTTGTGAAATCAGGAAAAATCGATGAACTAGATGACGGGACGATTTTCCTGGGATCTGGTCTGGCTAGGTCGCTTGGATTGAGAGTTGGAGATATGGTAGATATTTATTCACCTCGAATGATTACAACCATTGGCAGCGACGATGTGCAATTACCACGAGAGGTTAGGGTTGGTTGTATTTTTGAAACCGGCGTGAATTATGTAGATAATGGTTCCGGAATATGTTCATTGCCTTTCATCCAGGATCTATGTGATCTTGGCAGTGGTATTCATGGTATGGTCATAAAGTTGAACGTCAGAGAATCTATTGATGACTTTGTTCGCCGGATGAGATCTGTTTTGCCTAGTGCTGTAACCATATTCAGTTGGAAAGAGTTGAACAAAGATCTACTGTTTGTTTTACAGCTGGAAAAAACCATGATGTTTTTTACATTGATGTTCATATTATTGGTGGCATCGTTTTCTATTTCCAGCACATTGATGACTTCTGTGGTAAGAAAAACCAAGGAGATAGGATTGCTCCGAGCCCTAGGTGCAACTAGATTTCAGATTACCATGTGTTTTTTTATCCAAGGGTTATTGATAGGATGTTGCGGAACATTTTTAGGTTGCCTGTTTGCCTGGCTTGTTTTGCGATACAGGGACTTCATCGTCGATTTGATGGCAAAAATATTCAATTCTTCCTGGATGCTATCTAAATTTTCGAACTTTGTCTATCTGCCCGTGGCATGTTCCGGATACGAAATTACCATTATCGTTCTATTTTCAGTGTTTATATGTATGTTGGCCGGAGTATTTCCGGCCTGGAGGGCGATGCGCGTCCAACCAGCCATTGCGCTCAGAAATGAATGA
- a CDS encoding HD domain-containing protein, with the protein MIEKYSNALELRSLPEGKAVVFKSVLVVKKIDVRNAKNGSEFLKIEVGDKTSSFSLTCFESSVAFSLFRWCNAGAIVFLEGMSRHYNGTFSPDILSVRELTEEEIVEGDWRNRLTMASEESVEKLSEELKDYIALIFNEKLRNTVVDVLDELGDAFVNSVAAKTMHHAYKNGLLEHTVHVTRSGMALLKFYGDVPRDLALAGMILHDVGKVAEYTGDTAIERTKVGILQGHVILGYRLVRHFGVKNDLDPELLSRLEHIILSHQGRPEYGAVVMPSTPEAVFVSLVDNLDAKMGMVSHLLRTTPVTHTFSEKFPGLEAQLLIEPISL; encoded by the coding sequence ATGATTGAAAAATACTCGAATGCCTTGGAACTACGTTCTTTGCCGGAAGGCAAAGCCGTTGTGTTTAAATCGGTTTTAGTGGTGAAAAAAATCGATGTTAGAAATGCGAAGAATGGCAGCGAATTTTTGAAAATCGAGGTCGGCGACAAAACTTCTAGCTTTAGTCTTACCTGCTTTGAGAGCTCAGTGGCATTTAGTCTGTTTCGTTGGTGTAATGCTGGTGCGATAGTTTTTCTGGAAGGGATGAGCCGGCATTATAACGGCACATTTAGTCCTGATATTCTTTCGGTGAGAGAATTGACCGAAGAGGAAATAGTCGAAGGTGATTGGAGGAATCGGTTGACAATGGCTTCGGAGGAATCCGTGGAAAAGTTATCCGAAGAACTAAAAGATTATATCGCCTTGATTTTCAACGAGAAGCTCCGAAATACGGTGGTGGACGTATTGGATGAATTGGGCGACGCATTTGTCAATAGTGTGGCCGCTAAAACCATGCATCATGCCTACAAAAATGGCCTGCTCGAACATACGGTGCATGTAACCCGTAGCGGTATGGCTTTGTTAAAATTTTATGGTGATGTGCCCAGGGATTTGGCTCTGGCCGGAATGATACTCCATGATGTGGGCAAAGTCGCTGAGTATACCGGGGATACGGCCATCGAGCGTACAAAGGTTGGAATTCTTCAAGGTCATGTGATACTGGGCTATCGATTGGTCAGGCACTTCGGTGTCAAAAACGATTTGGATCCAGAATTATTAAGTAGATTGGAGCATATAATACTTAGCCACCAGGGTAGACCGGAGTACGGTGCAGTGGTCATGCCATCTACGCCGGAGGCGGTTTTTGTGTCACTGGTTGATAATCTGGATGCCAAAATGGGAATGGTTAGCCATCTTCTACGCACTACACCGGTTACCCATACCTTCTCTGAAAAGTTTCCAGGCCTTGAGGCTCAGTTACTTATCGAACCCATTAGTCTATGA
- a CDS encoding ribonuclease HII → MKMNNPLGLFDLDIIQNNEAVIGVDEAGRGPLAGPVYAAAVKLPMVFYKNLSKFPWLNDVNDSKKISPKKREQLFTSIAEAKSQGALSLAVGSASVKEIENLNILGATVVAMQRALEKLNKTNALILVDGNKLKALRFNHIGIIKGDGKSLATAMASIIAKVLRDKYMENLDRLYPSYGFARHKGYGTKQHIAILKTQGQTPAHRSLFIRNIID, encoded by the coding sequence ATGAAAATGAACAATCCATTGGGACTATTTGACCTAGATATTATACAAAATAATGAAGCAGTCATTGGTGTGGATGAAGCCGGTCGAGGACCACTGGCGGGACCAGTTTACGCCGCCGCAGTAAAGCTTCCCATGGTTTTTTACAAAAATCTATCCAAATTCCCTTGGCTAAACGATGTAAATGATTCTAAAAAAATCAGTCCAAAAAAAAGAGAACAGCTGTTTACCAGCATAGCCGAAGCTAAGAGCCAGGGAGCCCTATCCTTGGCCGTCGGCAGTGCCAGTGTTAAGGAGATAGAAAATCTAAACATCCTTGGAGCTACGGTGGTTGCAATGCAACGCGCCCTGGAGAAACTGAACAAAACCAATGCCCTAATTCTTGTGGATGGCAATAAACTGAAGGCCCTTAGATTCAACCACATTGGGATTATAAAAGGCGATGGCAAAAGCCTGGCCACTGCCATGGCATCAATAATAGCCAAGGTATTGCGTGATAAATACATGGAAAACCTAGATAGGCTATACCCATCCTATGGATTCGCCAGGCACAAAGGCTATGGAACAAAACAGCACATCGCCATCCTGAAAACCCAGGGACAAACCCCGGCCCATCGATCTCTGTTTATCAGAAATATCATAGACTAA
- a CDS encoding prepilin-type N-terminal cleavage/methylation domain-containing protein, with amino-acid sequence MAKIMRRSRGFTLMEMLLALSIGAIVLTGCASTVITFMTMWSREKKQDLYREKEYSANRIITEEILKALFESVYEMDFSPLPTGNDLTTYLHWKAYSNYQPFVADTNHTDIKHVEYWLVLNDKKLSIHYKTSNSTDSDTPTEVEILNNCNGLRYLYITNDGQWESKTAPKQIKEDGQDKWVIPDSIMISIDRTL; translated from the coding sequence ATGGCGAAAATTATGAGGAGATCTCGCGGATTCACCTTAATGGAAATGTTATTAGCACTGAGCATAGGCGCTATAGTTCTTACCGGCTGTGCGTCCACAGTAATAACATTCATGACCATGTGGAGCCGAGAAAAAAAGCAGGATTTGTACAGAGAAAAAGAATATTCGGCAAACAGAATCATCACCGAAGAAATACTCAAAGCACTCTTCGAATCTGTATATGAAATGGATTTTTCACCTTTGCCAACTGGCAACGACCTCACCACCTATCTGCATTGGAAGGCCTATAGCAACTATCAACCGTTTGTTGCAGACACCAATCATACCGATATTAAACATGTAGAGTATTGGCTAGTACTAAATGATAAAAAATTATCCATTCATTATAAGACCTCCAATAGCACCGATTCTGATACCCCCACCGAAGTGGAAATACTAAACAACTGCAATGGGCTAAGGTACCTATACATTACCAATGATGGTCAATGGGAAAGTAAGACAGCCCCAAAACAAATAAAAGAAGATGGTCAGGATAAATGGGTTATCCCAGATTCTATAATGATCTCGATCGATAGAACCCTATAG
- the rpmF gene encoding 50S ribosomal protein L32: MAQPKRKQSKQRSRKRRGANRFVVPQFSVDKSAGGLVRPHYVNPETGIYRGRQVIDLDDDAE; this comes from the coding sequence ATGGCACAACCAAAAAGAAAACAGTCCAAGCAAAGAAGTCGTAAAAGGCGAGGAGCCAATAGGTTCGTTGTGCCGCAATTTTCCGTAGATAAATCCGCTGGAGGGTTGGTTAGACCTCATTACGTAAATCCTGAGACTGGTATTTATAGAGGCAGACAGGTTATTGATTTGGACGATGATGCTGAGTAG
- the plsX gene encoding phosphate acyltransferase PlsX, whose product MYNQQRSVAIDVMGSDAGPEEILQGILMAVDSYAELANIVLVGDSEIITKYMAKYRCARSEKISVVHASEVIAMDEKPLIALKTKKDSSMLKAIELVKNGSASAMLSCGNTGSLMAGSTLKIRMKDGVDRPALASIIPSMDGRFILVDVGANPNSSVINMAHNAVLASVYCKSTLKIEKPRVSLLTIGTEEGKGNDLTQLAHEVLKKMNGLISYIGLVEGFQLFDNYADVVVCDGFVGNILLKALESVAFTLANGLKHEIKKNPLRMFGALLASGAFRALKSRLNPEKYGAAPLLGLKGIVLKAHGSSNKNAIKNAVKIASDLSINGINEMELDLIAKTNEIIGL is encoded by the coding sequence ATGTATAATCAACAAAGGTCTGTTGCCATTGATGTAATGGGATCTGATGCCGGGCCTGAAGAAATTCTTCAGGGTATTTTAATGGCTGTGGACAGCTATGCTGAGTTAGCCAACATCGTATTGGTTGGTGATAGTGAAATTATTACCAAATACATGGCCAAGTACAGGTGCGCCAGATCTGAAAAAATTTCTGTGGTTCATGCCTCGGAGGTAATAGCCATGGACGAAAAACCATTGATTGCGCTTAAAACCAAGAAAGATTCATCTATGTTAAAAGCCATAGAGCTTGTAAAAAATGGCTCTGCTTCGGCCATGTTGAGCTGTGGCAACACTGGTAGTTTAATGGCAGGAAGTACGCTGAAGATAAGAATGAAGGATGGCGTTGATCGACCGGCCTTGGCATCGATTATACCTTCAATGGATGGCCGTTTTATACTAGTAGATGTGGGTGCTAACCCAAATTCCAGTGTTATCAATATGGCGCACAATGCCGTGCTTGCGTCAGTGTATTGTAAGTCTACGTTGAAAATTGAAAAGCCAAGGGTTTCGCTTTTGACCATAGGCACCGAGGAAGGAAAAGGTAATGATCTGACCCAATTGGCCCACGAAGTCCTCAAAAAAATGAATGGATTGATTTCCTATATTGGGTTAGTAGAAGGATTTCAACTTTTTGACAACTATGCCGATGTGGTTGTCTGTGACGGGTTTGTTGGAAATATATTGCTGAAGGCTTTGGAAAGTGTCGCTTTTACATTGGCCAATGGCCTAAAACATGAGATTAAAAAAAATCCACTTCGAATGTTTGGAGCTTTGTTGGCTAGTGGAGCATTTAGGGCTTTAAAGTCCAGGTTAAATCCAGAAAAATATGGTGCAGCTCCGTTGCTTGGTCTGAAAGGAATCGTCCTAAAAGCCCATGGATCAAGTAATAAGAATGCCATAAAAAATGCGGTTAAGATAGCTTCCGATCTTTCCATCAATGGCATAAACGAAATGGAGCTTGATTTGATTGCCAAGACCAACGAGATTATCGGTCTCTAG
- a CDS encoding ketoacyl-ACP synthase III, protein MPEAIYINGIGSYLPEKILTNYDIARVVDTSNQWIVERTGIESRHIAAEAEMTSHMGFMAAKAALVDANLTPAEIDMIILATMAPDMLCPSTACIVQNLLGCSQIPVMDISAACSGFLYILDVACSYLLSHKNYKNILIIGSEKLSSMVDWEDRSTCILFGDGAGAAVISKGDYHGVMDVLIGADGSGAYMLTIPAGGSARPASEMTVKNREHFIRMDGQEVFRNAIKYMGEAIDMVLKRNNLAIDDIACVIPHQANIRIINMIAERSNIGQDKLFCNIDRRANTSAASIPIALAEAAKIGRIRSGDLILLVAFGAGVTWGASIIKWK, encoded by the coding sequence ATGCCTGAAGCTATTTATATAAATGGGATTGGATCCTATCTCCCAGAAAAAATTTTGACTAACTACGACATTGCTAGGGTTGTTGACACTTCAAATCAGTGGATAGTTGAGCGCACAGGCATAGAATCTAGACACATTGCTGCCGAAGCGGAAATGACATCTCATATGGGCTTCATGGCTGCCAAGGCCGCATTGGTTGATGCGAACCTGACTCCGGCAGAAATAGATATGATAATACTGGCAACCATGGCTCCTGATATGCTGTGTCCCTCAACCGCTTGTATTGTGCAAAACCTCTTGGGTTGCAGTCAAATACCAGTCATGGACATCAGCGCGGCCTGTTCGGGATTCCTGTACATTTTAGATGTGGCCTGTAGTTATTTGCTAAGCCACAAGAATTACAAAAATATTCTGATTATTGGTAGCGAGAAGCTATCATCGATGGTTGACTGGGAGGATAGGTCAACCTGTATTTTATTTGGGGACGGAGCCGGAGCTGCCGTGATAAGTAAAGGAGATTATCATGGGGTTATGGATGTGCTTATCGGTGCCGATGGCTCGGGTGCCTATATGTTGACTATACCAGCAGGTGGTTCAGCCAGACCAGCTTCCGAGATGACTGTCAAAAACAGAGAGCATTTTATAAGAATGGATGGTCAAGAGGTCTTTCGCAATGCCATAAAATATATGGGCGAGGCTATTGATATGGTTTTGAAGAGGAACAACCTAGCCATCGATGACATAGCCTGTGTGATCCCTCACCAGGCTAATATTAGGATAATAAATATGATCGCCGAACGGTCCAATATTGGCCAGGATAAGCTGTTTTGTAACATCGATCGTAGAGCAAACACCTCGGCGGCTTCTATACCCATAGCATTGGCCGAAGCTGCAAAGATTGGAAGGATTAGGTCCGGAGATCTGATTTTGCTTGTGGCGTTTGGCGCTGGAGTGACCTGGGGTGCATCTATTATAAAATGGAAGTAG
- a CDS encoding tetratricopeptide repeat protein, which yields MLNRRLVFCYLSLISCAVVTSCTVPREATHQGSRRARILAKNAWSPDMVIKKFMEAEDLYRRGDLKGSLKICDKIIKKHKDSPIIADALFLSGEIYLARHQYNDASDAFNEIVLKHNNSPLFEAAVVNQFDIGRALHRGDRPHYFGVIPGFKDRNSAVKYYEKVINNAPFSNYAQDALFNIYKLQRRAKKYDLAFVALDRLIDEYPTSTLLPRAYLELADMYESLGKGPDYDQEAVSLALNYYKDFIVLFPTHESVGFVKERIDKLSAELIETNLNIGDFYYNAKHNPKAAYIMYKAASEIDGGDDIKSEVQAKMDGLIAGVPPAKTPVDFLFKKYKGQDIAEWVNNGCVDVSNNNVIQKDMTQIGIEGSAEQSGSADASNGFEQTQHDITQPIAADDETPYTDEVAEDDFEDNVMPNEDDQID from the coding sequence ATGTTGAATAGACGTTTAGTTTTTTGTTATTTATCTCTTATATCTTGTGCTGTAGTTACTTCTTGTACAGTTCCCCGGGAAGCTACCCACCAGGGCAGTCGTAGAGCAAGGATACTTGCGAAGAACGCCTGGAGCCCTGATATGGTCATAAAAAAGTTTATGGAAGCTGAAGATCTTTACAGGCGAGGCGATCTTAAAGGGTCTCTAAAAATATGTGATAAAATTATAAAAAAACATAAGGATTCGCCAATCATTGCCGATGCACTGTTTTTGAGTGGTGAAATTTATCTGGCTAGGCATCAATACAATGACGCCTCGGATGCGTTTAATGAAATAGTATTAAAGCATAATAATAGTCCACTTTTTGAAGCGGCAGTTGTAAATCAATTCGATATAGGCCGAGCGCTGCACAGAGGTGATAGGCCTCATTATTTTGGTGTAATCCCTGGGTTTAAGGATCGCAATTCTGCTGTAAAATATTATGAGAAAGTCATTAACAATGCGCCATTCAGCAACTACGCCCAGGATGCACTTTTTAATATTTATAAACTACAAAGAAGGGCAAAAAAGTACGATTTAGCCTTTGTCGCTCTGGACAGACTAATAGACGAATATCCCACTTCAACTTTGTTGCCCAGGGCCTATCTGGAGCTTGCCGATATGTACGAGTCTTTGGGTAAGGGGCCTGACTATGACCAGGAAGCGGTTTCTCTTGCGTTGAATTATTACAAAGACTTTATAGTTCTGTTTCCGACCCACGAAAGTGTTGGTTTTGTAAAGGAACGCATCGATAAATTATCCGCAGAGCTTATAGAAACTAACCTTAATATCGGAGATTTTTACTATAATGCCAAACATAATCCGAAGGCTGCCTATATTATGTATAAAGCCGCCTCGGAAATTGATGGTGGCGATGACATTAAGAGCGAAGTACAGGCCAAGATGGATGGTCTTATTGCCGGGGTGCCACCGGCCAAGACACCGGTGGATTTCCTGTTTAAAAAATATAAGGGCCAGGATATAGCAGAGTGGGTCAATAATGGTTGTGTAGATGTTTCTAACAATAATGTCATTCAAAAAGATATGACACAGATTGGCATTGAAGGGTCCGCAGAGCAATCCGGGTCAGCCGATGCAAGTAATGGATTTGAACAGACGCAACATGATATAACTCAACCCATCGCAGCCGATGATGAGACGCCTTATACCGACGAGGTTGCCGAGGATGACTTCGAAGATAATGTGATGCCGAATGAGGATGATCAAATAGACTGA
- the lptE gene encoding LPS assembly lipoprotein LptE: MFKIFAHCLVIFALLLGGCTSNYHLGKSETLPFKSICVQIVGNESLVPQIQAVITKRLGDECAKDSRLVVTSDADAILNVVILSSRQNTSATSSSDTGLASYLTISLSAACTLIDGKSGTEYFSKEIVSTEADLLVDNDYQARKDQVMPKICDELAKKIVNMVIHPWIAYEPKIDSSVNICR, translated from the coding sequence ATGTTTAAAATATTTGCACATTGCCTGGTGATTTTTGCTTTGCTGTTAGGTGGTTGTACTTCAAATTACCATCTAGGCAAAAGCGAAACGCTTCCGTTTAAAAGTATATGCGTGCAAATAGTTGGCAATGAGTCGCTTGTTCCACAAATACAAGCTGTTATCACGAAAAGATTGGGTGATGAATGCGCCAAAGATAGCAGATTGGTGGTAACCAGTGATGCCGATGCAATTCTAAATGTGGTCATTCTTAGCTCTAGGCAAAATACATCGGCCACGTCTAGCAGCGATACAGGCTTAGCTTCTTATCTAACCATTTCGCTCAGTGCAGCTTGTACGCTAATCGATGGGAAATCCGGTACGGAGTATTTTTCAAAGGAAATTGTTTCCACCGAAGCGGATTTGTTGGTCGATAACGACTATCAGGCCAGAAAGGACCAGGTTATGCCAAAGATTTGCGATGAGTTGGCAAAAAAGATAGTCAACATGGTTATTCATCCTTGGATTGCCTATGAACCAAAAATTGATAGTTCCGTCAATATTTGCCGGTAG
- the rpe gene encoding ribulose-phosphate 3-epimerase — protein sequence MNQKLIVPSIFAGSHSNLLATLATINESGVNMVHLDIMDGHLVPNLSFGPETVAELRAASDLFFDTHLMLMNPEDFVKKFIDAGSDCLTIHAECSSDIRSVFDTIKSANRRVGIAINPGTKIDTIIDYLSYVNVVTVMSVWPGFCGQKFEPSAIDKIKRLAAFRKINNLEFLIEVDGGINEDNCSICYDVGADIAVVGASFFETEDKYNFIKNMKMK from the coding sequence ATGAACCAAAAATTGATAGTTCCGTCAATATTTGCCGGTAGCCATTCCAATTTACTGGCAACCCTGGCCACGATCAATGAAAGTGGCGTTAATATGGTGCATCTGGACATAATGGATGGTCATCTTGTGCCAAACCTGAGCTTTGGGCCAGAAACTGTTGCCGAACTTAGAGCGGCGAGTGATTTGTTTTTTGATACCCACCTAATGCTGATGAATCCCGAGGATTTTGTGAAAAAATTTATTGATGCAGGTTCGGATTGCCTGACGATTCATGCCGAGTGTTCTTCGGACATTAGGTCTGTTTTTGATACTATAAAATCTGCCAATCGTCGCGTTGGCATTGCAATAAACCCAGGAACAAAAATTGACACAATTATCGATTATCTTAGCTATGTAAATGTGGTGACCGTTATGTCCGTATGGCCAGGGTTCTGTGGCCAAAAATTCGAACCATCGGCCATTGATAAAATAAAACGCTTGGCTGCGTTTAGAAAAATAAATAACCTGGAGTTTCTTATAGAGGTCGATGGAGGTATCAATGAAGATAATTGTAGCATTTGCTATGATGTTGGAGCTGATATAGCCGTGGTCGGAGCATCTTTTTTCGAAACAGAGGATAAGTATAATTTTATTAAAAATATGAAGATGAAGTAA
- a CDS encoding 50S ribosomal protein L11 methyltransferase codes for MERAFVKLPSQEIAEKINEFIQRKQLLEWVIETEASGITLSGYFPKVSNEDITVITSEFTSLNLGMFRVEKVVKKDWSNEYKKFLTPFSIGSLHIVPVWEKETYNVPAGELVVYIDSEMAFGTGAHETTKLCLARIIDFKNLFRDMLFLKSFIDVGCGSGILSLAAAKIGVANVYGFDVDEHSVEVSRKNAKVNEVSNGIEFVVGNIQECILGHQADMICANILAPTLMENASILVNTIKQYGMLSLSGILIEESMAVKDVFEPLVNRYWDSFMLSERKNGSWIEICYMRG; via the coding sequence ATGGAAAGAGCATTTGTTAAACTACCATCACAGGAAATCGCTGAAAAAATCAATGAGTTCATCCAGCGCAAACAATTACTTGAATGGGTCATCGAAACCGAAGCCAGTGGTATCACATTGAGTGGATATTTCCCCAAGGTCAGCAACGAGGATATTACGGTAATAACCAGTGAGTTTACCTCACTAAACCTGGGAATGTTTAGGGTGGAGAAAGTTGTGAAGAAAGATTGGTCCAATGAATACAAGAAATTTCTGACCCCATTTAGTATTGGTTCATTGCATATCGTACCAGTGTGGGAGAAAGAAACCTATAACGTTCCAGCCGGTGAACTTGTTGTTTATATAGATTCGGAAATGGCATTTGGCACCGGAGCACATGAAACAACAAAATTATGCCTGGCTAGAATAATAGATTTCAAAAATCTGTTCCGTGATATGCTATTTCTTAAAAGCTTCATAGATGTTGGCTGTGGATCTGGAATTCTATCACTTGCTGCAGCAAAAATTGGCGTAGCCAATGTCTATGGATTTGATGTGGATGAACATTCGGTTGAGGTTAGCAGGAAAAATGCCAAGGTAAACGAGGTATCCAATGGCATTGAATTTGTTGTCGGAAATATACAGGAATGTATACTTGGCCATCAGGCCGATATGATTTGCGCCAACATATTGGCACCCACACTAATGGAGAATGCATCAATTCTTGTGAACACCATCAAACAGTACGGTATGCTGTCACTTAGCGGTATATTGATTGAAGAAAGTATGGCTGTCAAAGATGTTTTTGAGCCACTCGTCAATAGGTATTGGGATTCTTTCATGCTTAGTGAAAGAAAAAATGGCTCCTGGATCGAAATTTGTTATATGCGAGGCTAG